One Astatotilapia calliptera chromosome 1, fAstCal1.2, whole genome shotgun sequence DNA segment encodes these proteins:
- the LOC113019271 gene encoding kinesin-like protein KIF23 isoform X4: protein MQRPGKGKTPRRPGPKKASNTERDPVGVYCRIRPLGSEDEECCVEMISSTTIQLHAPDGLKANRNGEYKETQYSFKKVFGINTTQLELFEDVAKPLVEDLIHCKNGLLFTYGVTGSGKTFTMTGSPGEGGLLPRSLDMIFNSIGPFQAKRFVFKPDDKNGMEIQSQVDALLERQKRDSQQAVPKTPSSRQKPDPEFADMISPDEACKSENVDEDGCYGVFVSYIEIYNNYIYDLLEDAPYDPIRPKPPQSKILREDQNHNMYVAGCTEVEVKSTEEAFEVFWKGQKKRRIANTQLNRESSRSHSVFTIKLAQAPLDADGDHILQDKNQVNVSQLCLVDLAGSERTNRTRAEGSRLREAGNINQSLMTLRTCIEVLRENQMCGTNKMVPYRDSKVTHLFKNYFDGEGKVRMIVCVNPNADDYEETVLVMRFAEMTQEVEVARPVDRPICGLAPGRRHRNQAFRDELSRRLEERGGPSNAVDDRVLMTQLIESLPDLPTCELVDPADDQTLPRMIEVLERRHQIRQMMTEQFNKTANTVKSMLQQFDSQLSAKDYFLHDQQSKLNEKDKVILSQKTEIERLEKKSKTLEYKIDILQKTTDMYEQDKRALQQELQTREHRLQSELSERKRMEQRMQGAVTDTRLKWEKECERRVNAKQLEMQNKLWVKDEKLKQLKAIVTESSSGGSAPTERPEKPERPSRERDRNIQQKRSPSPSPLPKALPVHPKHRRSHSAGGEKWVDHKPPSNLELDTVMQPIIPNAIKVSTPSEKALSKCHKYVLRHQELASDGEIETKLIKGDVFKTRSGGQAVQFTDIETLKQVCPLAPSRKRRSGSAEGPAEGEDIENRAPAASTNSSHGYQKRRKP, encoded by the exons atgcaaAGACCGGG CAAAGGGAAGACTCCTCGGAGGCCTGGGCCAAAGAAGGCgtccaacacagagagagatcCTGTGGGA GTGTACTGCCGTATACGGCCCCTTGGATCAGAGGATGAGGAATGCTGTGTTGAGATGATCAGCAGCACCACCATTCAGCTGCATGCTCCTGATGGTCTTAAAGCTAACCGAAATGGGGAATACAAGGAG ACACAGTACTCCTTTAAGAAAGTATTCGGTATTAACACCACTCAGTTGGAGTTGTTTGAGGATGTTGCCAAGCCACTGGTAGAGGATCTAATTCACTGTAAAAATG GTCTGTTGTTTACGTATGGTGTTACTGGAAGTGGTAAGACCTTCACTATGACTGGCTCACCTGGAGAAGGTGGTCTTCTCCCCCGTTCTCTAGACATGATCTTCAACAGCATTGGACCCTTTCAGGCTAAAAGATTT GTGTTCAAACCAGATGATAAAAATGGCATGGAGATCCAGAGTCAAGTTGATGCTCTCCTCGAGAGGCAGAAGCGAGACAGTCAGCAGGCAGTGCCCAAAACGCCATCTTCTAG gcagaAGCCTGACCCTGAATTTGCAGATATGATCAGCCCAGATGAGGCCTGTAAATCGGAGAATGTGGATGAAGACGGTTGTTACGGTGTGTTTGTTTCCTACATTGAGATCTACAACAACTACATCTACGATCTCCTTGAAGATGCTCCGTATGACCCGATCAGACCAAA ACCACCTCAATCTAAGATTCTACGAGAAGATCAGAATCATAACATGTATGTGGCTGGCTGCACAGAGGTGGAGGTAAAATCAACAGAGGAAGCTTTTGAAGTCTTCTGGAAGG GTCAAAAGAAAAGGAGGATAGCCAACACTCAGCTCAACCGTGAATCCAGCCGCTCCCACAGtgtcttcacaataaaactggCCCAGGCACCGCTAGATGCTGATGGGGACCACATACTACAG GACAAAAACCAGGTGAATGTGAGCCAGCTGTGTCTGGTTGACCTGGCCGGCAGTGAGCGCACTAACAGGACCAGAGCAGAGGGAAGCCGTCTCCGTGAAGCGG GAAATATTAACCAGTCCCTGATGACGCTGCGCACATGTATTGAAGTCCTGCGTGAAAATCAGATGTGTGGAACTAATAAG atgGTGCCATACAGAGACTCCAAAGTTACCCATCTATTTAAAAACTACTTTGATGGGGAGGGAAAAGTCAGGATGATTGTTTGTGTCAACCCAAATGCTGATGACTATGAAGAAACTGTG TTGGTGATGCGCTTTGCAGAAATGACCCAAGAGGTAGAAGTGGCACGGCCGGTTGACCGTCCAATATGTGGCCTTGCTCCTGGACGCAGGCACAGAAACCAGGCTTTCAGAGACGAGCTCTCACGTCGTCTGGAAGAACGAGGAGGGCCCAGCAATGCTG TAGATGACAGAGTTCTGATGACTCAGCTTATAGAAAGCCTTCCAGATTTACCTACTTGCGAGCTGGTCGACCCAGCTGATGACCAGACGCTGCCCCGCATGATTGAGGTCCTGGAAAGGAGGCATCAAATCCGACAGATGATGACAGAACAATTCAATAAAACTG CTAATACAGTGAAATCCATGCTGCAGCAGTTTGACAGCCAGCTCAGTGCAAAGGATTACTTCCTTCACGATCAACAGAGCAAACtgaatgaaaaagacaaagtcATTCTCAGTCAGAAGACGGAGATAGAACGACTGGAGAAAAAGTCCAAAACGTTGGAGTATAAG ATCGATATCCTGCAGAAGACGACGGACATGTACGAGCAGGACAAACGTGCACTTCAGCAGGAGCTGCAGACCCGGGAGCACAGGCTACAGAGCGAGCTGTCAGAGAGGAAGCGCATGGAGCAGCGCATGCAGGGCGCGGTGACGGACACCAGACTCAAGTGGGAGAAGGAGTGT GAGAGACGGGTGAACGCAAAGCAGCTGGAGATGCAGAACAAGCTGTGGGTAAAGGATGAGAAGCTGAAGCAGCTGAAGGCCATAGTGACGGAGAGCAGCAGCGGTGGCAGCGCTCCCACTGAGCGTCCAGAGAAGCCCGAGAGGCCCTCAAGGGAGAGAGATCGAAACATCCAACAGAAGAGGTCTCCCTCTCCATCACCACTTCCT AAGGCTCTTCCAGTTCATCCAAAACACAGGCGTTCACACTCTGCCGGTGGGGAGAAATGGGTAGACCACAAACCACCTTCTAATTTGGAGTTAGACACTGTCATGCAGCCAATCATACCCAATGCAATCAAGGTGTCCACCCCAAGCGAGAAGGCTCTGTCTAAATGCCACAAGTATGTGCTTAGACATCAAGAGCTTGCCTCTGACGGGGAGATCGAAACCAAACTGATTAAG GGTGATGTGTTTAAGACCAGAAGTGGCGGACAAGCTGTGCAATTTACAGACATTGAGACGCTCAAACAAGTGTGCCCGTTAGCACCAAG TCGCAAAAGGCGATCAGGATCTGCAGAAGGACCAGCTGAAGGGGAGGACATAGAAAACAGG GCTCCAGCGGCTAGCACAAATTCATCCCATGGGTATCAAAA aCGCAGAAAGCCTTAA
- the LOC113019271 gene encoding kinesin-like protein KIF23 isoform X2 gives MQRPGKGKTPRRPGPKKASNTERDPVGVYCRIRPLGSEDEECCVEMISSTTIQLHAPDGLKANRNGEYKETQYSFKKVFGINTTQLELFEDVAKPLVEDLIHCKNGLLFTYGVTGSGKTFTMTGSPGEGGLLPRSLDMIFNSIGPFQAKRFVFKPDDKNGMEIQSQVDALLERQKRDSQQAVPKTPSSRQKPDPEFADMISPDEACKSENVDEDGCYGVFVSYIEIYNNYIYDLLEDAPYDPIRPKPPQSKILREDQNHNMYVAGCTEVEVKSTEEAFEVFWKGQKKRRIANTQLNRESSRSHSVFTIKLAQAPLDADGDHILQDKNQVNVSQLCLVDLAGSERTNRTRAEGSRLREAGNINQSLMTLRTCIEVLRENQMCGTNKMVPYRDSKVTHLFKNYFDGEGKVRMIVCVNPNADDYEETVLVMRFAEMTQEVEVARPVDRPICGLAPGRRHRNQAFRDELSRRLEERGGPSNAVDDRVLMTQLIESLPDLPTCELVDPADDQTLPRMIEVLERRHQIRQMMTEQFNKTANTVKSMLQQFDSQLSAKDYFLHDQQSKLNEKDKVILSQKTEIERLEKKSKTLEYKIDILQKTTDMYEQDKRALQQELQTREHRLQSELSERKRMEQRMQGAVTDTRLKWEKECERRVNAKQLEMQNKLWVKDEKLKQLKAIVTESSSGGSAPTERPEKPERPSRERDRNIQQKRSPSPSPLPDFSQTPSHQNKARVRVFQDRTSTPSSSDYSSVASSISRWEQRFPVDSGSQNRFTGTPQCRSRTPATCHSTSSVGHRRGQRRAPGTEVPATTLVYGLDLEAGTRALPVHPKHRRSHSAGGEKWVDHKPPSNLELDTVMQPIIPNAIKVSTPSEKALSKCHKYVLRHQELASDGEIETKLIKGDVFKTRSGGQAVQFTDIETLKQVCPLAPSRKRRSGSAEGPAEGEDIENRAPAASTNSSHGYQKRRKP, from the exons atgcaaAGACCGGG CAAAGGGAAGACTCCTCGGAGGCCTGGGCCAAAGAAGGCgtccaacacagagagagatcCTGTGGGA GTGTACTGCCGTATACGGCCCCTTGGATCAGAGGATGAGGAATGCTGTGTTGAGATGATCAGCAGCACCACCATTCAGCTGCATGCTCCTGATGGTCTTAAAGCTAACCGAAATGGGGAATACAAGGAG ACACAGTACTCCTTTAAGAAAGTATTCGGTATTAACACCACTCAGTTGGAGTTGTTTGAGGATGTTGCCAAGCCACTGGTAGAGGATCTAATTCACTGTAAAAATG GTCTGTTGTTTACGTATGGTGTTACTGGAAGTGGTAAGACCTTCACTATGACTGGCTCACCTGGAGAAGGTGGTCTTCTCCCCCGTTCTCTAGACATGATCTTCAACAGCATTGGACCCTTTCAGGCTAAAAGATTT GTGTTCAAACCAGATGATAAAAATGGCATGGAGATCCAGAGTCAAGTTGATGCTCTCCTCGAGAGGCAGAAGCGAGACAGTCAGCAGGCAGTGCCCAAAACGCCATCTTCTAG gcagaAGCCTGACCCTGAATTTGCAGATATGATCAGCCCAGATGAGGCCTGTAAATCGGAGAATGTGGATGAAGACGGTTGTTACGGTGTGTTTGTTTCCTACATTGAGATCTACAACAACTACATCTACGATCTCCTTGAAGATGCTCCGTATGACCCGATCAGACCAAA ACCACCTCAATCTAAGATTCTACGAGAAGATCAGAATCATAACATGTATGTGGCTGGCTGCACAGAGGTGGAGGTAAAATCAACAGAGGAAGCTTTTGAAGTCTTCTGGAAGG GTCAAAAGAAAAGGAGGATAGCCAACACTCAGCTCAACCGTGAATCCAGCCGCTCCCACAGtgtcttcacaataaaactggCCCAGGCACCGCTAGATGCTGATGGGGACCACATACTACAG GACAAAAACCAGGTGAATGTGAGCCAGCTGTGTCTGGTTGACCTGGCCGGCAGTGAGCGCACTAACAGGACCAGAGCAGAGGGAAGCCGTCTCCGTGAAGCGG GAAATATTAACCAGTCCCTGATGACGCTGCGCACATGTATTGAAGTCCTGCGTGAAAATCAGATGTGTGGAACTAATAAG atgGTGCCATACAGAGACTCCAAAGTTACCCATCTATTTAAAAACTACTTTGATGGGGAGGGAAAAGTCAGGATGATTGTTTGTGTCAACCCAAATGCTGATGACTATGAAGAAACTGTG TTGGTGATGCGCTTTGCAGAAATGACCCAAGAGGTAGAAGTGGCACGGCCGGTTGACCGTCCAATATGTGGCCTTGCTCCTGGACGCAGGCACAGAAACCAGGCTTTCAGAGACGAGCTCTCACGTCGTCTGGAAGAACGAGGAGGGCCCAGCAATGCTG TAGATGACAGAGTTCTGATGACTCAGCTTATAGAAAGCCTTCCAGATTTACCTACTTGCGAGCTGGTCGACCCAGCTGATGACCAGACGCTGCCCCGCATGATTGAGGTCCTGGAAAGGAGGCATCAAATCCGACAGATGATGACAGAACAATTCAATAAAACTG CTAATACAGTGAAATCCATGCTGCAGCAGTTTGACAGCCAGCTCAGTGCAAAGGATTACTTCCTTCACGATCAACAGAGCAAACtgaatgaaaaagacaaagtcATTCTCAGTCAGAAGACGGAGATAGAACGACTGGAGAAAAAGTCCAAAACGTTGGAGTATAAG ATCGATATCCTGCAGAAGACGACGGACATGTACGAGCAGGACAAACGTGCACTTCAGCAGGAGCTGCAGACCCGGGAGCACAGGCTACAGAGCGAGCTGTCAGAGAGGAAGCGCATGGAGCAGCGCATGCAGGGCGCGGTGACGGACACCAGACTCAAGTGGGAGAAGGAGTGT GAGAGACGGGTGAACGCAAAGCAGCTGGAGATGCAGAACAAGCTGTGGGTAAAGGATGAGAAGCTGAAGCAGCTGAAGGCCATAGTGACGGAGAGCAGCAGCGGTGGCAGCGCTCCCACTGAGCGTCCAGAGAAGCCCGAGAGGCCCTCAAGGGAGAGAGATCGAAACATCCAACAGAAGAGGTCTCCCTCTCCATCACCACTTCCT GATTTCAGCCAAACTCCTTCCCACCAAAATAAAGCCAGAGTTAGGGTGTTTCAGGACCGCACCTCCACACCATCCTCCTCTGACTATTCTTCAGTAGCCTCCAGCATCTCTAGGTGGGAGCAGAGGTTCCCTGTAGATTCAGGCAGCCAGAATAGGTTCACCGGGACTCCCCAATGCAGGAGCCGGACTCCGGCCACATGCCACAGcaccagcagtgttggtcaCAGGAGAGGCCAGCGCAGGGCCCCAGGCACTGAGGTCCCTGCCACCACTCTTGTCTATGGACTAGACCTAGAGGCAGGCACAAGG GCTCTTCCAGTTCATCCAAAACACAGGCGTTCACACTCTGCCGGTGGGGAGAAATGGGTAGACCACAAACCACCTTCTAATTTGGAGTTAGACACTGTCATGCAGCCAATCATACCCAATGCAATCAAGGTGTCCACCCCAAGCGAGAAGGCTCTGTCTAAATGCCACAAGTATGTGCTTAGACATCAAGAGCTTGCCTCTGACGGGGAGATCGAAACCAAACTGATTAAG GGTGATGTGTTTAAGACCAGAAGTGGCGGACAAGCTGTGCAATTTACAGACATTGAGACGCTCAAACAAGTGTGCCCGTTAGCACCAAG TCGCAAAAGGCGATCAGGATCTGCAGAAGGACCAGCTGAAGGGGAGGACATAGAAAACAGG GCTCCAGCGGCTAGCACAAATTCATCCCATGGGTATCAAAA aCGCAGAAAGCCTTAA